The DNA segment TGTAGGCCGATGGTGACGCGGGAAACAGATATGCGTCTGACTTTTTGACCAGCGTAATCTGGCCCAGATCGATGGCGGTAAACTGGGTGTCGGACACGGCGGCTTCTGATCGATTGTTTTCCTGAAGTTGGGGTTGTTCCGCTAGCAGAGATAGGGGAACCAGGATAATTATGGCTGTGGCGATAATTAGTTTGCCCGTCACGCCTCCCGGGCTTGAGATTGAAATAATTGAATTTGATTAAATATATAGAAATTGTCCTATTTGACAAGGAATAGTTGACGAAAATTGTTTCAATTGAGGATCTGATTATTACTGGAGATCGAATTTTCGTCGGCCGGAAGGCCAATATCAGGCTCTTCCGACCGGCGAATCTTAATCAATTTAATTTTTGTGAAATTATCAAATTAATTCGGCCATCCGCATCGCGAAATCCATATTCCGCAATCGCACGGCGGAGTACCGCCTTTGTAAAGGTAATTAATCAGATAAGACACATCCAGGATGTTTATCACGCAATTACAGTTGGCGTCTCCGGAACAGATGCTGTATGGCCTGGTTTGTGGTCCTCCTTTATAAAGGTAATTAATAATGTACGAAACATCGAGAATATTGATTGTGCCATTGCCGGTAGCATCGCCGACACGGCAATCGCAGACGGAAGTAAAATCCTGATAAAATCCTGCCCTATGGGAAATATTACTCGCAGCGCTGTTGCCGATGGCGTTTTGACCGATGGTCCCAATGATAACTATTGAACCGGCCGTCGCCATATTCCCGCCGGCCGCCGTTACATCCCAAAAATCGGTCATGACAGAAGGCGTTGCGCCGCTTGTCTCGACCAATTCGACTTCCGCATTATTGGCGGTCGATGTTAGAGAGCCGGCCACGGTGGTGCAGCATAAAAGAAGACTAACAGCGACGGTCAATCCCAATATTTGCAGCGTTCTCATACACTACTCCACGAAGATATTATATGTGATCCGTCCGCCGGTTCCACCTTCTTCTCTTATTTCAATCAGGTGTTCGCCCGGACCACTAATCATGGCCGTAAGATCCAGTTCTCCGGAATTAAACTCTCCATTAAACGGTCCTCCGGCCGGAGCGCCGTCGACATAAACCCGTACATTTGAAGGAAGTGCATTAGCCAAAATGCCGGATTGATTCAGACCGGAACCATATGAATTGATAGTGCCGGTAAAGGTATGGGAATGGGAAATATCCACGGTAGTGGTATTGCCCGAGTAATCGTGAGAATGATTCGCACTTGCGGTACCGCTTGTAAAGTCGTGAGAGTGGTTCCCAAGGCTAGAGTTGGTCGTGAAATTGTGTTGATGATTGCTTTGATTTTGATCGACAGACATGCTCGCAATGCTTGTTGCGGGGCCGCCGTCCGCAGTCAATGAATTTACCTCACTTCTATGAACAATATAAAATCCATTCTGTGCATAACCATGTATCAATAAATCATGATGATGGGCCCCATCGGTATTAGTGGTCCCCGAATGAGTGTGGCCCAAGTTAAACGATAAGGTTGTGCCGGAGTGAGTATGATTGGCACCGCTATTCGTTGAGGTTCCAGAATAGCCATGATAATGCGGCACAGTCTTTATCCCCACGACTCCGGTCATAGAGTGGGTGTGCGGATTGATTCCGGCATGGGTGTGAGCCGCCAGAGTCCCCTGAAATTCGCTTCCATATAAATAAAGTGTGACCTTATGTGTTCCGGCTCGCGTAATTATGGGAATAGTTGTCGTTGAATTGGGATTGATATCCATAATTTGATGATAGAGCTCCCGGCCCTGGCGAGCCACTTCGGCGGTGTCGGCGTATTTGGCATGCTCGGATGAAGCGGAAACCTGGGCCGTTCCCGAATAGGGAACCGAAACCAACTTTGTTCTCGGGGTCAACTCACTATAGCCTTGCGGCTGGAGGGCAAGGTAGAGGACTCGACCGTCGAAAATACTCATATCAATCGGTATCCTGCCGCCGAGAATTATATCAAATAATCCCTTAAATGTCTCGACAGTGTCAGTTTCTTCCCACAGTTTTCTTAATGGGTCAGTGGACGTGCTATCATCATAAATCCTGAAAATTACCTGATAAACGGCATCGGCTACAGGCGAGCCATCAACATTGGTCATGCGGCCCTGATAATTGATTTTGTTTGGCACCCCCGCAAATGCCATGCTGGCCAAAAGCAGAAGCAATAAGGCTGCGGCGATAATCGATGATCCTTGCAGAACTCTTTTGACGCCCATAACATCTCTCCCCCGGTGTCACCGGTCAGTTAGGTGGTTAAAAGTTTAAGAGTTGAAATTGATGAAAATTAAGCAAGAATAAATGGTTTACCCCATGTTGCCGTCAGTTTTAGCAATAATATCGATTAATTTCCCCGGGTTGTGCTCAAACCCTGCTAATAATAAGTATGTTGAGATCAATTGTCAATATTTAAGGTGGATAGGGCGATCCTGCGGCTGGCGAGAGATCCATTATCCACTTGCAAATGGGGGGGAAAAGTATTAGAATTCAGGTAATAAACTTACAAAAATATACCTGGAGGAATACATGTCCGGCCATTCAAAATGGGCGACGATTAAACGGAAAAAAGGTAAACTGGACGCCGAACGCGGGCGGATGTTCACCAAACTAATCAAGGAAATTACAGTCGCGGCCCGTCAGGGAGGCGGCGATATCGAAGGGAACCCGCGCTTGCGGACGGCGGTGGCGACGGCCAAAGGGGCCAATATGCCGGCCGACAATATCAAGAAAGCGATCCAGAAGGGAACCGGGGAACTCCCCGGAGTTAGTTACGAGGAAGTGACATACGAAGGATACGGCCCGGCCGGGGTGGCGGTATTTATTCAAGCCATGACCGACAACAAAAACCGGACGGTTTCGGAAATCCGGCATATTTTCACCCGTTTCAACGGGAACCTCGGGGAGAACGGCTGCGTGTCGTGGATGTTCGACCGGCGCGGGATTATCACGGTGCCGACCAACGTGGCGGATGAAGATTCGATGATGGAAATTGTGCTCGACGCCGGGGCCTCCGATATGAGCAACGAAGGGGATGTGTACGAAATCATTACCCCGTTTAACGATCTGGAAAAAGTGCGGGGGGCAATAGAAAAGAAATCGATACCGATAAGTTCGGCGGAAGCGACGATGGTGCCGCAAAATTATGTCAAACTGGACGAGAAGCATGCCGAGACGATGTTGAAACTGTACGAGGCCCTGGAAGAGCATGATGATGTCCAGAAAGTTTTCGCCAATTTCGATATCGACGAAAAAGTAATGGCCCGACTGGCCGGCTGAACCGTCTAAATCGATGGTCATAATCGGCATTGATCCCGGTTTGCATATCACCGGTTACAGCGTGCTGGAATCGGAAGGGCCGAAAATCAGGGTATTGGAGGCGGGAATTATAAGCACCGGGAAAAGGGCCGCATTCGAAGACAAACTGGGGGAGATATTTGCCGAGGTCGGCAAGATAATCGCGCAATTCAAACCGGATTATATGGCGGTGGAAGAATTATATTCGCATTACACTCATCCCAGGACGGCCATAATCATGGGGCACGCCCGGGGGATGGTGTTCCTTCAGGCGGCGCGGAACAAGGTGCCGATTGTGTCCTACGCCTCGACGCGCATCAAAAAATCGCTGACCGGCAACGGCCGGGCGACCAAGGGGCAGATGCAGAAAATGATTTGCGCCATGCTGAATATCAAACAGGCGCTATATTCGCCGGATACGGCCGATGCCCTGGCGGCGGCGCTCTGCCATCACAACGCCCTGATGGGAAAGAGGGGACGATGATTTCGAGAATCTCGGGCAAGGTCATCAATTTGACCGAAGATGTGGTCACGATTGAACTGAACGGATTGTACTATGACGTGATGATACCATCGGGCCTGTACGACCGTCTCCGCGATGTCCAGTTGTCCGGCAACAACGTGACCCTGCATACTTTCGACTATATCGAGGCGGGGGATATGAAAAGTTATCATTATCCGCGGCTGGTAGGGTTCACCGACCCGATCGATAAGGAGTTTTTTCAGTCATTTACGACCGTATCAGGTTTAGGGATAAAGAAGGCGTTAAAATCACTGACCCTTCCAATTCGTCAGATCGCGACGGCCATTGAGACCAAAGACGGGGCGACCCTGGCGCGTCTGCCGGGAATCGGGCGGCGGATGGCCGAAAAAGTGATTGCGGAACTGTGCGGAAAAATGGCAAGATTTGCTTTATCGAAAGGAGAGGAGCCCCTGGTGGTGCCGACAAAGGAACGAGCCGATTTTGCCGAGGAAGCGATCGCGGTTTTGCTGCAGTTGCAGTATAAACGGGTCGAGGCCGAAAAAATGGTGGAAAATGCCTTGCGCGACAATCCCCGGATCAACAGCGCCGAGGATTTGATTACGGCGATCTTCAATCAGGTCAATCCGGTCGGAAAGAGAGAGAACCGTTGAGCCGCGAAAGAATCATATCGGGAGAAATTATCTCACCCGAAGAGGAATCATTCATTCTCTCGCTACGGCCGAAATTTCTCAATGAGTATATCGGCCAAAAGGGCTTAAAAGAGAAATTGCGGGTTTCGATCGAGGCGGCCAAGATGCGGAAAGAGGCCTGCGAGCATATTCTTTTCTATGGCCCGCCGGGATTGGGCAAAACGACTCTGGCGCATGTTATCGCCAACGAGATGAGCAGCCGGCTGGTGGCGACCTCGGGGCCATCGTTGAGCCGCACCGGCGACCTGATGGGAATATTGACCAACCTCGGGGAGGGGGATATACTATTTATCGATGAGATTCACCGGCTGTCACCGGCGATCGAGGAATTCATTTATCCGGCAATGGAGGATTTCAAGGTTGATTTCGTGGTCGATAAAGGGGCGTTCGCCAAAGTTATTAATATCCCGTTGAAGCGATTCACGCTGATAGGCGCAACCACACGGGCGGGGTTATTATCGCCGCCGCTTCGGGATCGGTTTGGATTGTACTATCATATCGATTTTTATCCGCCGGAGGAACTGCGGGAAATTATCAGCCGATCGGCGCAACTTCTCAATGTGAAAATATCGACTGACGCCGCCGAAGAAATTTCACGCCGGGCCCGGGGGACGCCGCGCGTGGCCAACCGGCTGCTTCGCCGGGTCAGAGATTTTGCATCGGTGAAGGGAGATGGTGATATTGATATCACTACGGCGCAGAAGGCGCTCGAAGCCGAGGGGATCGATGTTATCGGGCTGGACAGTCTAGACAGGAAGTTCCTCAAGGTGATTATCGATTACTACAAGGGGGGGCCGGTCGGTATCGAAGCGCTGGGAGCGACGCTCAATGAAGAGATCGACACCCTGGTAGATATCGTGGAGCCGTATTTACTGAAAATCGGGTTCCTTCAGAGAACAAGGCGGGGAAGGATGGTTTCCAACGATGCCTGCCGGCATTTGGGGGTCAATTTGAATCTTGACGATCAGCCGAATTTGTTTGAAGAATAGTTAATCTGATCAATTATCATCCGTCCTGTCGTTCCGGCGGTTGATATCTTCCATAAGTTCCATCTGAATTTTCTGTATCTCCAATAGTCTCTGCCATTGATGCGATATCAACTGGTCGATTTTGGCGTTGATGTGACGGATTTCCAGTTCGGCTTTGAGATTGACCTGGTAGTCATGTTCGGCGCGGAGACGATCCTTGGATTCCTGCCGGTTCTGGCTCATCATGATGACCGGGGCCTGAATGGCGGCCAGGCAGGAGAGAATCAGGTTGAGCAGGATGAAGGGATAGGGGTCATAATGGCGGCCAAAAAGGGCGGAGGAATTTATAATAATCCAGATTATAAGAACCAGCATAAAACTCGTAATGAAACCCCAACTGCCGCCGAAATCGGCGATTTTATCAGCGAGACGCTGGCCCGCGGTGAGTTTGCTGTCGAATTCCAGGTTAATATCTTTGGAAAGGACTTCGTGTTCACGCAAACTTTCCAAAACCGATTGCTCGAGATTGGTCAACTCCCCTTTTTCATCACGCAGAACGTCTTCGACATATTCCGCCCGGTATTTGTTGAGGCAGGAGAGGCAGATATAGTCATGGGACGACCAGTCGGGGTGCTCTTTTTTGATCAGTTCGGCGACCGAGGTGGACAGGATTTCCAGGGGGCGGGTGTCATTACGGTCTTTCTGTTTATGGCAGGAAATGCAGAGCGAAGTCTGCTGATTGGCGGTTGACATCGAATCCTCCAATTTAATTTAGCGGAGTCTATTATGAGCAATTATACGAATTATTAGACCGGATGTCAGCGGGAAAGCGAAAGATGAAAACTATTGAAAATTGCGCTCAAATGGCCACGCCGAAACGGACAAATTGCATCTGCCCGAAGTTGACACCATACCGGATGGGGCCATGACTGAGCCCGCAAACGAAGCCGTATTCCAGGACCAAGCCAAAATTTCCGGAGACCCAGTAATCAGCCTCGAGGAAGCCCTTAAGACTCAAGTATGATTCATCGGGAAAATATTTGGTTCCGGAGACTTTCAGGGCGCCGACGGCAATTCCCGGGCACAGGAAAACCCTCCGGGGGCGAAGACCCGGCCCGGCCTTGATCCTGACGGCGAAATCCATGGCTGTTTGAGGCGGCGCACTGAGGTTTCCGACAGGGACAAGATGATAGAAATCAGCGGAGTACCCAAGGTAGATTCTTCGTGTTACAAGGAAATCCAGATGAAGGCCATAATCCAGATCCGGCTTTTTTCTAATACCGAATGCGGAGACATCGCCCTGACCGAGACGCCCGATGTTGAAGCCGAGGATTATTTTTTTGGGAGGAAAATCTTTTCCCGATGCCGGCGGAACCAGCAATACCAGAGTGATGACTGCAAATGCCAGGTATTTTAGTTTTGTACTCATATAATCAATAATCAGGGGTGCATGTTATTTGACAATTTTTGCCCATACTTTCCGTCGCGAATATCTTCAAGTATGGGGGCAAGACCGGCGGCGTTTCGATATCCCGTCGCCCGGCCGATATAATTGCCTTTCTTTCCGAAGAAGCATAAATCCGGTATGCCGGAGATTTGATAAATCCGGGCTAGATCATTGCATGTCACCGCGGAATCATAATATCTGACGAGAGTATCGGAGTCGATATCGATTTTCGCCATATTAAAGGATTCCGAAAATATTTTTGAGACGGTCGGATCCCTGAATGTCTCCGATTCCAATTTCTTGCAGTAGCCGCACCAGGAGGCATGGAAATAAATGCAGGAGTAGTCTTTTTTCTCGAGAGTGGAATCATAGACGATATCGGTTCCGACCCAGTTGACAGCGATGGCGGTATCGGACGGGTTTTTGTCAATCGCGGGAATGTTATTCAGTTTATCGTCGCAGGAACAGGCAAAAATCAGGGCCGATAGAAGAGTTATTTCAAGGCAGGCTATAAGGCATTTTGGTTTCATAGTCATCCTCCTTACAAAGTAATGCCGCCTCGGACAATTATCATCGGCCCGGCGGTAAAATGATATTTTTCAGTATGGCCGACAGCATACAGGAGACCGGCTTCGGCGCAAATACCGCTGGAAATTCCGGAAAGGGCCAGGACCTCCAAATAGGCTTTGAGGGTCATATAGCGGGTTTTGCCGATCCAGGAATAATTATAGGAATTAAACATGCCATATCCAACAGCCAACGCCGGGCGAAACACGAACGGGTTTTCATGGCTCTCAAAGTTAAATTTTACGGCCAGGGAGGCATCGAGAGCATCGGTGGGCCTGATAAACTCGACATCGATTTCAGGAAATCTGGCGACAATGCGATAAATGTCAAAAGCGACACCGGCGGACAATTTTTTCACCAGAGGGAAATCGAGAAATATACCGTAACTATATTTGGCCCGGGAATCGATGTCAATATTATTGCCCTTGACGTTGACGGGGCCCCAGGATATGGCGCCGAACTTAATTCCAAACATACCGTTTTTCTTTTGCGATGCCGTTCCGAAAACAAGGGCGGGGAATATAAC comes from the Candidatus Zixiibacteriota bacterium genome and includes:
- a CDS encoding putative Holliday junction ATP-dependent DNA helicase RuvA (Evidence 3 : Putative function from multiple computational evidences), which produces MISRISGKVINLTEDVVTIELNGLYYDVMIPSGLYDRLRDVQLSGNNVTLHTFDYIEAGDMKSYHYPRLVGFTDPIDKEFFQSFTTVSGLGIKKALKSLTLPIRQIATAIETKDGATLARLPGIGRRMAEKVIAELCGKMARFALSKGEEPLVVPTKERADFAEEAIAVLLQLQYKRVEAEKMVENALRDNPRINSAEDLITAIFNQVNPVGKRENR
- a CDS encoding conserved hypothetical protein (Evidence 4 : Unknown function but conserved in other organisms) — its product is MSTANQQTSLCISCHKQKDRNDTRPLEILSTSVAELIKKEHPDWSSHDYICLSCLNKYRAEYVEDVLRDEKGELTNLEQSVLESLREHEVLSKDINLEFDSKLTAGQRLADKIADFGGSWGFITSFMLVLIIWIIINSSALFGRHYDPYPFILLNLILSCLAAIQAPVIMMSQNRQESKDRLRAEHDYQVNLKAELEIRHINAKIDQLISHQWQRLLEIQKIQMELMEDINRRNDRTDDN
- the yebC gene encoding conserved hypothetical protein (Evidence 4 : Unknown function but conserved in other organisms), producing MSGHSKWATIKRKKGKLDAERGRMFTKLIKEITVAARQGGGDIEGNPRLRTAVATAKGANMPADNIKKAIQKGTGELPGVSYEEVTYEGYGPAGVAVFIQAMTDNKNRTVSEIRHIFTRFNGNLGENGCVSWMFDRRGIITVPTNVADEDSMMEIVLDAGASDMSNEGDVYEIITPFNDLEKVRGAIEKKSIPISSAEATMVPQNYVKLDEKHAETMLKLYEALEEHDDVQKVFANFDIDEKVMARLAG
- a CDS encoding exported hypothetical protein (Evidence 5 : Unknown function) — protein: MKPKCLIACLEITLLSALIFACSCDDKLNNIPAIDKNPSDTAIAVNWVGTDIVYDSTLEKKDYSCIYFHASWCGYCKKLESETFRDPTVSKIFSESFNMAKIDIDSDTLVRYYDSAVTCNDLARIYQISGIPDLCFFGKKGNYIGRATGYRNAAGLAPILEDIRDGKYGQKLSNNMHP
- a CDS encoding exported hypothetical protein (Evidence 5 : Unknown function) gives rise to the protein MGVKRVLQGSSIIAAALLLLLLASMAFAGVPNKINYQGRMTNVDGSPVADAVYQVIFRIYDDSTSTDPLRKLWEETDTVETFKGLFDIILGGRIPIDMSIFDGRVLYLALQPQGYSELTPRTKLVSVPYSGTAQVSASSEHAKYADTAEVARQGRELYHQIMDINPNSTTTIPIITRAGTHKVTLYLYGSEFQGTLAAHTHAGINPHTHSMTGVVGIKTVPHYHGYSGTSTNSGANHTHSGTTLSFNLGHTHSGTTNTDGAHHHDLLIHGYAQNGFYIVHRSEVNSLTADGGPATSIASMSVDQNQSNHQHNFTTNSSLGNHSHDFTSGTASANHSHDYSGNTTTVDISHSHTFTGTINSYGSGLNQSGILANALPSNVRVYVDGAPAGGPFNGEFNSGELDLTAMISGPGEHLIEIREEGGTGGRITYNIFVE
- a CDS encoding exported hypothetical protein (Evidence 5 : Unknown function), producing MSTKLKYLAFAVITLVLLVPPASGKDFPPKKIILGFNIGRLGQGDVSAFGIRKKPDLDYGLHLDFLVTRRIYLGYSADFYHLVPVGNLSAPPQTAMDFAVRIKAGPGLRPRRVFLCPGIAVGALKVSGTKYFPDESYLSLKGFLEADYWVSGNFGLVLEYGFVCGLSHGPIRYGVNFGQMQFVRFGVAI
- the ruvC gene encoding Crossover junction endodeoxyribonuclease RuvC, with translation MVIIGIDPGLHITGYSVLESEGPKIRVLEAGIISTGKRAAFEDKLGEIFAEVGKIIAQFKPDYMAVEELYSHYTHPRTAIIMGHARGMVFLQAARNKVPIVSYASTRIKKSLTGNGRATKGQMQKMICAMLNIKQALYSPDTADALAAALCHHNALMGKRGR
- a CDS encoding conserved exported hypothetical protein (Evidence 4 : Unknown function but conserved in other organisms): MRTLQILGLTVAVSLLLCCTTVAGSLTSTANNAEVELVETSGATPSVMTDFWDVTAAGGNMATAGSIVIIGTIGQNAIGNSAASNISHRAGFYQDFTSVCDCRVGDATGNGTINILDVSYIINYLYKGGPQTRPYSICSGDANCNCVINILDVSYLINYLYKGGTPPCDCGIWISRCGWPN
- the ruvB gene encoding ATP-dependent DNA helicase, component of RuvABC resolvasome (Evidence 2a : Function from experimental evidences in other organisms; PubMedId : 10844644, 10851230, 2842314, 3279394, 9442895, 9973614; Product type e : enzyme) — its product is MSRERIISGEIISPEEESFILSLRPKFLNEYIGQKGLKEKLRVSIEAAKMRKEACEHILFYGPPGLGKTTLAHVIANEMSSRLVATSGPSLSRTGDLMGILTNLGEGDILFIDEIHRLSPAIEEFIYPAMEDFKVDFVVDKGAFAKVINIPLKRFTLIGATTRAGLLSPPLRDRFGLYYHIDFYPPEELREIISRSAQLLNVKISTDAAEEISRRARGTPRVANRLLRRVRDFASVKGDGDIDITTAQKALEAEGIDVIGLDSLDRKFLKVIIDYYKGGPVGIEALGATLNEEIDTLVDIVEPYLLKIGFLQRTRRGRMVSNDACRHLGVNLNLDDQPNLFEE
- a CDS encoding membrane hypothetical protein (Evidence 5 : Unknown function), which produces MTRRPASYILSGAIVYILVIFPALVFGTASQKKNGMFGIKFGAISWGPVNVKGNNIDIDSRAKYSYGIFLDFPLVKKLSAGVAFDIYRIVARFPEIDVEFIRPTDALDASLAVKFNFESHENPFVFRPALAVGYGMFNSYNYSWIGKTRYMTLKAYLEVLALSGISSGICAEAGLLYAVGHTEKYHFTAGPMIIVRGGITL